In the Phaseolus vulgaris cultivar G19833 chromosome 7, P. vulgaris v2.0, whole genome shotgun sequence genome, one interval contains:
- the LOC137830044 gene encoding pectinesterase-like — protein sequence MKTWTTFYNLFFLFILFHSSSLLAFSSFSHTTCNNTPYPEFCKTTLPPQYISTHDQCRFLLQQCLSTTKSISALISSYLTNHYAIPASTVHALEDCFNLSELNIDFFSNVLQAIQNTVTGYQVYDLQTLLSATLTNQQTCLNGFNEVTPYPVVTSALSSPLSDAIKLYSTSLALFTRGWVSDAMQGSATVETITNRKLLQTSLDNVEVRQKVVVNPDGSADFTTINDAVAAAPENSGTNNGYHVIYVVAGIYNEYVSIPKNKQNLMLIGDGINRTVLTGDRSVVDGWTTFQSATFAVVGKGFVAVNITFRNTAGSSKHQAVAVRNGADMSTFYNCSFEGYQDTLYVHSQRQFYKSCDIYGTVDFIFGNAATVFQDCNIYPRLPMQNQFNAITAQGRTDPNQNTGISIQNCCITAASELGDATSNYNGIQTYLGRPWKEYSRTVYVQSFMDGLIDPKGWNEWSGDFALSTLYYAEFANWGPGSNTNNRVTWEGYHLIDEKDALDFTVKKFIQGDKWLPTTGVPFKAGLQ from the exons ATGAAGACCTGGACCACCTTCTACAACCTTTTTTTCCTCTTCATTCTCTTCcattcttcttctcttctagctTTCTCCTCCTTCTCCCATACCACATGCAACAATACACCCTACCCAGAATTCTGCAAAACCACTCTACCTCCTCAATATATATCCACACATGACCAATGCCGTTTCCTCCTTCAGCAATGCTTATCAACTACAAAATCGATTTCTGCATTGATCTCTTCTTATCTTACAAACCACTACGCCATTCCCGCTTCAACAGTACACGCCCTTGAAGATTGCTTCAACCTTTCTGAACTCAACATTGATTTCTTCTCCAATGTCCTCCAAGCCATTCAAAACACCGTCACTGGCTATCAGGTCTACGACTTGCAAACCTTGCTTAGTGCCACTTTAACCAACCAACAAACGTGCTTGAATGGTTTTAACGAGGTAACTCCCTATCCTGTAGTTACCAGTGCCTTATCAAGTCCCCTTTCTGATGCGATCAAACTATATAGCACATCTCTAGCCCTTTTCACCCGCGGTTGGGTTAGCGATGCCATGCAAGGATCAGCCACAGTTGAGACTATTACTAATAGAAAGTTACTGCAAACAAGCCTTGACAATGTGGAGGTGAGGCAAAAAGTGGTGGTGAACCCTGATGGGTCTGCTGATTTCACCACCATAAATGATGCAGTGGCTGCTGCACCCGAAAACAGCGGCACCAACAACGGGTACCATGTAATCTATGTTGTCGCGGGGATTTACAATGAGTACGTGTCTATTCCTAAGAACAAGCAGAACCTAATGTTGATTGGAGATGGCATCAACCGCACTGTGCTCACTGGCGATCGCAGCGTGGTCGATGGCTGGACCACTTTCCAATCTGCGACTTTTG CTGTTGTTGGAAAAGGGTTTGTTGCTGTGAACATAACATTTCGTAACACTGCTGGGTCCAGTAAGCATCAAGCTGTGGCTGTGAGAAACGGGGCGGACATGTCTACGTTCTACAATTGCAGTTTTGAGGGTTACCAAGACACACTGTACGTACATTCCCAAAGGCAATTCTACAAAAGCTGTGACATTTATGGCACAGTGGATTTTATATTTGGCAATGCAGCAACAGTATTCCAGGATTGTAACATTTATCCAAGACTTCCTATGCAAAACCAATTCAATGCAATCACAGCACAAGGTCGAACAGATCCAAACCAAAACACTGGCATCTCCATACAGAACTGTTGCATAACAGCAGCCAGTGAGTTGGGTGATGCTACTAGCAACTACAATGGAATACAGACATATTTGGGTAGGCCTTGGAAGGAGTATTCAAGGACTGTTTACGTACAATCTTTCATGGATGGCCTAATTGATCCAAAGGGGTGGAATGAATGGTCAGGGGATTTTGCTTTGAGCACACTGTATTATGCAGAGTTTGCTAACTGGGGACCTGGTTCAAACACGAACAATAGGGTCACATGGGAAGGGTACCATCTCATAGACGAAAAGGATGCACTTGATTTCACGGTGAAGAAGTTTATTCAAGGTGACAAATGGCTACCCACCACAGGAGTACCTTTCAAAGCAGGGTTacagtaa
- the LOC137830045 gene encoding glycine-rich domain-containing protein 2 isoform X1, which translates to MSDNLQGSEISPSTSSTSLGELPEIAGIRLGIDLVSAARRNIAFLRSVGDSVWLHHTSIMVEAVRRYHDFWMPLIADLTLPDTPPPVILPALDVQWVWFCHTLNPVSYREYCETRFSKLIGRAGIFDEENREYALMRCMEIWSSRYPLESFENEASSDSQDSGGEFVGGSLKEGVFKEVEKQRLLLCSMFVEPYRSEVVYLIAARQRYRAFLFMLQRFAREFSSRFVPTSDILLMWLTHQSYPTVYFEDLRALAVEIDLLKVVTLSETLKEKEFEETKKLWDRAFNQPYEKAGGEVPFKLEGVTSIESPLYWEESGTDVNTKYRSMLPRFLLEACVFVRLKQRIRTLQKDMNRDFLRLQITRCHSELKLDKAFSNFTNDSWEKAWHFYCEFGTKGVMLEFRRHGGRCLRGSSLLDTVSFSWNDLLRADSLTLEKEISQQVNVVTSITPPVQAPYLLKCVPDRVTDNSGAMISDVILKINSYRPQEGRWLSRTVLDHAGRVCFVVRIRVGGGFWRRGSETPSAVKREDRIIEIREGSWSYVAGPIGRAPEKVVATATPKEPTEQGKAAWNFSTGDELTIQWESSQSVSGLTFSLPNQTSPESSVQLLRGRQRQYEVKKTKSKRKGEGMRIELEEKEIEEEEDEDYFLTVVRFTEDNPDGKATALLNWRLLVVEVSPEEDAVLMLLLCISILRSVSEMKKQDVGGLLVRRRLREARFGSRDWGSVILHPSSWSSSIDSTYLQPWHWHAGVVMTSDAVDQLKRYPTLGQSPVEGSHMLYKQSILG; encoded by the exons ATGTCGGACAATCTCCAGGGTTCCGAAATCTCGCCCAGCACCTCCTCCACAAGTCTCGGCGAGTTGCCGGAAATCGCGGGGATACGACTCGGGATCGATCTCGTGTCGGCGGCCAGGCGAAATATCGCCTTCTTGAGGAGTGTGGGTGATTCGGTATGGCTTCACCACACGTCCATTATGGTGGAAGCCGTAAGAAG GTACCATGATTTCTGGATGCCGTTGATTGCTGATCTCACGCTTCCAGACACTCCTCCTCCTGTAATTCTTCCTGCGCTTGACGTCCAATGGGTTTGGTTCTGTCACACTTTAAACCCC GTGAGTTACAGGGAATACTGCGAGACGAGGTTCTCGAAGCTGATAGGGAGAGCGGGAATTTTCGACGAAGAGAACAGAGAGTACGCGTTGATGCGGTGCATGGAGATTTGGAGCAGCAGATACCCGTTGGAGTCGTTTGAGAACGAGGCGAGTTCGGATTCGCAGGATTCGGGTGGCGAATTTGTTGGGGGGAGTTTGAAGGAGGGTGTGTTTAAGGAAGTTGAGAAGCAGAGGTTGTTGTTGTGCTCCATGTTCGTAGAGCCGTACAGGTCCGAGGTTGTGTACTTGATTGCCGCGAGACAGCGATACAGGGCTTTCTTGTTTATGCTGCAGAGGTTCGCGCGTGAGTTTTCTTCGCGTTTCGTTCCTACTTCGGACATCCTCTTAATGTGGCTGACCCACCAG AGCTACCCAACGGTGTATTTTGAAGATTTGAGAGCATTAGCTGTAGAAATTGATCTGCTGAAGGTGGTAACTCTGTCTGAAACCCTGAAGGAAAAGGAGTTTGAAGAAACCAAGAAATTGTGGGATAGGGCATTCAATCAACCTTATGAGAAAGCAGGTGGAGAGGTGCCTTTCAAACTGGAAGGTGTTACCTCAATCGAATCCCCTCTCTATTGGGAAGAATCAGGCACAGATGTCAATACAAAATACAGGTCCATGCTTCCAAGATTTTTACTTGAG GCCTGTGTGTTCGTGAGACTTAAGCAAAGAATAAGAACATTGCAGAAGGATATGAACCGTGATTTCTTACGCCTCCAAATAACAAGGTGTCACAGTGAACTAAAGCTAGATAAAGCCTTCTCCAATTTCACCAATGATTCATGGGAAAAAGCTTGGCACTTTTACTGTGAATTTGGGACTAAGGGAGTTATGCTTGAGTTTCGTCGTCATGGTGGTAGATGTCTAAGAGGAAGTAGCCTGCTGGACACAGTTTCATTCAGCTGGAATGATTTACTGAGAGCAGATTCTTTAACTTTGGAAAAGGAAATTAGTCAACAGGTGAATGTTGTTACATCTATAACTCCACCAGTTCAAGCACCGTACTTGTTGAAATGTGTACCCGATCGAGTCACTGACAATTCTGGGGCAATGATATCTGATGTGATTCTGAAAATAAATAGTTATCGTCCACAAGAAGGGCGATGGTTGTCTCGCACAGTTCTTGATCATGCAGGGAGAGTGTGTTTTGTTGTTAGAATTAG GGTAGGAGGAGGATTTTGGAGAAGAGGGAGTGAAACTCCTTCAGCTGTTAAACGGGAAGATAGGATTATAGAGATACGTGAAGGATCTTGGTCTTATGTTGCTGGTCCCATTGGTAGAGCCCCTG AGAAGGTGGTGGCCACTGCAACGCCAAAGGAACCTACCGAACAAGGTAAAGCTGCATGGAACTTTTCAACAGGAGATGAACTGACAATACAATGGGAGTCATCACAATCAGTGTCAGGTCTCACCTTTAGTTTGCCAAATCAAACCTCTCCAGAGTCATCG GTGCAGTTATTGAGAGGGAGGCAAAGGCAATATGAAGTAAAGAAAACaaagtcaaagagaaaaggAGAAGGCATGAGAATAGAGTTAGAGGAGAAAGAGATTGAGGAAGAGGAAGATGAGGATTATTTTCTAACAGTAGTACGTTTCACAGAAGATAACCCAGATGGAAAAGCAACTGCACTTCTAAATTGGAGGCTACTGGTTGTTGAAGTATCACCCGAAGAAGATGCAGTGCTGATGCTTCTCCTTTGCATTTCAATACTCAGAAGTGTATCAGAAATGAAGAAACAAGACGTGGGAGGCTTGTTGGTGAGAAGAAGATTAAGGGAGGCAAGGTTTGGAAGTAGAGATTGGGGTTCTGTGAtacttcatccatcttcatggtCCTCATCCATTGATTCAACTTATCTTCAACCTTGGCATTGGCATGCTGGGGTTGTGATGACATCTGATGCAGTTGATCAGCTAAAAAGGTATCCAACATTAGGTCAGTCACCAGTGGAAGGTAGTCACATGTTGTACAAACAAAGCATTTTAGGTTAA
- the LOC137830045 gene encoding glycine-rich domain-containing protein 2 isoform X2, which produces MRCMEIWSSRYPLESFENEASSDSQDSGGEFVGGSLKEGVFKEVEKQRLLLCSMFVEPYRSEVVYLIAARQRYRAFLFMLQRFAREFSSRFVPTSDILLMWLTHQSYPTVYFEDLRALAVEIDLLKVVTLSETLKEKEFEETKKLWDRAFNQPYEKAGGEVPFKLEGVTSIESPLYWEESGTDVNTKYRSMLPRFLLEACVFVRLKQRIRTLQKDMNRDFLRLQITRCHSELKLDKAFSNFTNDSWEKAWHFYCEFGTKGVMLEFRRHGGRCLRGSSLLDTVSFSWNDLLRADSLTLEKEISQQVNVVTSITPPVQAPYLLKCVPDRVTDNSGAMISDVILKINSYRPQEGRWLSRTVLDHAGRVCFVVRIRVGGGFWRRGSETPSAVKREDRIIEIREGSWSYVAGPIGRAPEKVVATATPKEPTEQGKAAWNFSTGDELTIQWESSQSVSGLTFSLPNQTSPESSVQLLRGRQRQYEVKKTKSKRKGEGMRIELEEKEIEEEEDEDYFLTVVRFTEDNPDGKATALLNWRLLVVEVSPEEDAVLMLLLCISILRSVSEMKKQDVGGLLVRRRLREARFGSRDWGSVILHPSSWSSSIDSTYLQPWHWHAGVVMTSDAVDQLKRYPTLGQSPVEGSHMLYKQSILG; this is translated from the exons ATGCGGTGCATGGAGATTTGGAGCAGCAGATACCCGTTGGAGTCGTTTGAGAACGAGGCGAGTTCGGATTCGCAGGATTCGGGTGGCGAATTTGTTGGGGGGAGTTTGAAGGAGGGTGTGTTTAAGGAAGTTGAGAAGCAGAGGTTGTTGTTGTGCTCCATGTTCGTAGAGCCGTACAGGTCCGAGGTTGTGTACTTGATTGCCGCGAGACAGCGATACAGGGCTTTCTTGTTTATGCTGCAGAGGTTCGCGCGTGAGTTTTCTTCGCGTTTCGTTCCTACTTCGGACATCCTCTTAATGTGGCTGACCCACCAG AGCTACCCAACGGTGTATTTTGAAGATTTGAGAGCATTAGCTGTAGAAATTGATCTGCTGAAGGTGGTAACTCTGTCTGAAACCCTGAAGGAAAAGGAGTTTGAAGAAACCAAGAAATTGTGGGATAGGGCATTCAATCAACCTTATGAGAAAGCAGGTGGAGAGGTGCCTTTCAAACTGGAAGGTGTTACCTCAATCGAATCCCCTCTCTATTGGGAAGAATCAGGCACAGATGTCAATACAAAATACAGGTCCATGCTTCCAAGATTTTTACTTGAG GCCTGTGTGTTCGTGAGACTTAAGCAAAGAATAAGAACATTGCAGAAGGATATGAACCGTGATTTCTTACGCCTCCAAATAACAAGGTGTCACAGTGAACTAAAGCTAGATAAAGCCTTCTCCAATTTCACCAATGATTCATGGGAAAAAGCTTGGCACTTTTACTGTGAATTTGGGACTAAGGGAGTTATGCTTGAGTTTCGTCGTCATGGTGGTAGATGTCTAAGAGGAAGTAGCCTGCTGGACACAGTTTCATTCAGCTGGAATGATTTACTGAGAGCAGATTCTTTAACTTTGGAAAAGGAAATTAGTCAACAGGTGAATGTTGTTACATCTATAACTCCACCAGTTCAAGCACCGTACTTGTTGAAATGTGTACCCGATCGAGTCACTGACAATTCTGGGGCAATGATATCTGATGTGATTCTGAAAATAAATAGTTATCGTCCACAAGAAGGGCGATGGTTGTCTCGCACAGTTCTTGATCATGCAGGGAGAGTGTGTTTTGTTGTTAGAATTAG GGTAGGAGGAGGATTTTGGAGAAGAGGGAGTGAAACTCCTTCAGCTGTTAAACGGGAAGATAGGATTATAGAGATACGTGAAGGATCTTGGTCTTATGTTGCTGGTCCCATTGGTAGAGCCCCTG AGAAGGTGGTGGCCACTGCAACGCCAAAGGAACCTACCGAACAAGGTAAAGCTGCATGGAACTTTTCAACAGGAGATGAACTGACAATACAATGGGAGTCATCACAATCAGTGTCAGGTCTCACCTTTAGTTTGCCAAATCAAACCTCTCCAGAGTCATCG GTGCAGTTATTGAGAGGGAGGCAAAGGCAATATGAAGTAAAGAAAACaaagtcaaagagaaaaggAGAAGGCATGAGAATAGAGTTAGAGGAGAAAGAGATTGAGGAAGAGGAAGATGAGGATTATTTTCTAACAGTAGTACGTTTCACAGAAGATAACCCAGATGGAAAAGCAACTGCACTTCTAAATTGGAGGCTACTGGTTGTTGAAGTATCACCCGAAGAAGATGCAGTGCTGATGCTTCTCCTTTGCATTTCAATACTCAGAAGTGTATCAGAAATGAAGAAACAAGACGTGGGAGGCTTGTTGGTGAGAAGAAGATTAAGGGAGGCAAGGTTTGGAAGTAGAGATTGGGGTTCTGTGAtacttcatccatcttcatggtCCTCATCCATTGATTCAACTTATCTTCAACCTTGGCATTGGCATGCTGGGGTTGTGATGACATCTGATGCAGTTGATCAGCTAAAAAGGTATCCAACATTAGGTCAGTCACCAGTGGAAGGTAGTCACATGTTGTACAAACAAAGCATTTTAGGTTAA
- the LOC137830050 gene encoding F-box protein PP2-B15-like → MDSLPEDCVSKILSYTSPPDACRFSMVSSTMRSAADSDLLWQSFFPSDYRHILSRALFPHTLDSSSYKHLFYSLCHPLLLDGGNMSFKLDKSSGKKSYILSARQLSITWSTDPLYWCWKTVPESRFREVAELRMVSWLEIRGKIGTRVLTANTWYAVYLIMKVSHREYGLDRVACEVSVAVGEKVQSGRVYLCEKEEKKGKKERVLNMEEEVIGVATRREDGWMEVKVGEFFSGHNEEEVTVSLMEVSYPLKGGLIVEGIEVRPKRHHS, encoded by the exons ATGGATTCGTTGCCGGAAGATTGTGTTTCAAAGATTCTGTCGTACACATCTCCACCTGACGCATGTAGATTCTCAATGGTGTCTTCAACCATGCGTTCAGCCGCTGACTCTGACCTCCTATGGCAAAGCTTCTTTCCCTCTGATTATCGTCACATTCTCTCAAGAGCTCTCTTTCCCCACACCCTCGATTCCTCTTCTTACAAACACCTCTTCTACTCTCTCTGCCATCCACTTCTCCTAGATGGTGGCAACATG AGCTTCAAATTAGACAAGTCTTCAGGTAAAAAATCTTACATCCTATCTGCAAGACAACTGTCGATAACGTGGAGCACTGACCCTTTGTACTGGTGCTGGAAAACGGTCCCTGAATCAAG GTTCAGAGAGGTGGCAGAGCTGAGAATGGTGAGCTGGTTAGAAATTCGGGGGAAAATAGGGACGAGAGTTCTAACGGCGAACACGTGGTATGCGGTTTATCTGATAATGAAAGTTTCGCACCGCGAGTACGGGCTTGATCGGGTGGCGTGTGAGGTGAGTGTTGCAGTGGGCGAGAAAGTGCAGAGTGGGAGGGTTTATCTGTGCGAGAAAGAGGAGAAGAAGGGTAAGAAGGAGAGAGTGTTGAACATGGAAGAGGAGGTGATTGGAGTTGCAACAAGAAGAGAAGATGGGTGGATGGAAGTTAAGGTGGGTGAGTTCTTCAGCGGCCATAACGAGGAAGAAGTTACGGTGAGTTTGATGGAGGTGAGTTACCCGTTAAAGGGAGGACTTATCGTGGAAGGCATCGAAGTAAGACCCAAACGACATCATTCTTAA